From a region of the Podospora pseudopauciseta strain CBS 411.78 chromosome 7 map unlocalized CBS411.78m_7, whole genome shotgun sequence genome:
- a CDS encoding uncharacterized protein (COG:F; COG:Y; EggNog:ENOG503NZEE) has product MPATIVDSHGIPAVAKAGEGIRQLLEHAETVKRTSSIEPPLIESHFDDLRGRMNSVYDEEPMDDSSEAKTARFAIIETAVRDTFKYLVSRASIDSPEFVKVWNLFDILSILSDSELCDPALLLWLVEELLDSQTVAGCRKVFDFLESRRERITAKHFKQKQLVILRTCNELLRRLSRALDPAFSGRVLIFMFQSFPLGDKSSVNLRGEFHIENVTTFDQIPAKTDGDGDKMDVDTDVGTTGDGSRRGRSNDVDTKKKALDPDALYPIFWGLQEFFNQPKLLFEASHFASFKSGLEATMATFLSMKFEQPPRVKERPDRSVEEPKHTLKRKREESNDALSSGFNPKYLTSRDLFKLEISDLTFRRNILIQALIIMEFLLALSPKAKEKLATVKVPNKSVTYSEKTLSEEDIKWVVETKESIKSYLKLGPEGPHFCRLVETVLSRDKNWVRWKVENCPPIELPQLSPDVFVEARTNAGKLATTKRLRPTPMGSLNLDFLEDDDEERALKKLKDCHRYKVPSLDSYKKGIADDDFEIGMPTNNESKTAAIEGKASKAWRALRIASKSKLVLFDKIEDDDKIDVIFEELPAEKDEDDQEITNGETAFPEDRRPIVVVDAGKHSRAATGLAKQLYAHHPKTFTKVAVHVTRKPAEGEVNGKDFHFVDTQAFNMMRDGDQFLEFSEEGDDTHGTSRKVVDAIVDNDRVAVMEMTFEAAQQVKDNGYDARFIFIQAPAPEVREGQLKENGLSEEQVQQEIKAATEAAEHAKSSPGFYEAVVDAEYQALETAIFGVEIGTDSMEAGAPAVTDEGDGKKEEGGGDVAMDDAMPLS; this is encoded by the exons ATGCCGGCGACAATCGTCGACAGCCATGGCATACCGGCTGTCGCCAAAGCTGGCGAAGGAATTCGCCAGCTTTTAGAACATGCCGAAACCGTCAAGCGAACTTCGTCAATAGAACCACCTCTTATCGAATCCCACTTTGATGATCTTCGCGGTCGAATGAACAGCGTATACGATGAGGAGCCTATGGACGATTCGAGCGAGGCGAAGACGGCGCGTTTCGCCATCATCGAGACCGCTGTGCGCGATACATTCAAATATTTGGTG TCAAGAGCATCGATCGATTCACCCGAGTTCGTCAAAGTTTGGAACCTCTTTGACATCCTCTCTATCCTCTCTGACAGTGAGCTTTGCGACCCTGCCCTTCTGCTGTGGCTTGTGGAGGAATTACTCGATAGCCAGACAGTGGCCGGTTGCCGTAAGGTCTTTGACTTCCTCGAGTCGCGCCGCGAAAGGATCACAGCGAAGCACTTTAAGCAAAAACAGCTCGTCATTCTTCGAACCTGCAATGAGCTCTTACGGCGTCTGTCCAGGGCTCTGGACCCAGCATTCTCTGGTCGAGTCTTGATCTTCATGTTCCAAAGTTTTCCCTTGGGGGATAAAAGCTCGGTCAACTTGCGGGGAGAGTTCCATATCGAGAACGTCACCACTTTCGACCAGATCCCGGCAAAGACCGACGGGGATGGGGACAAGATGGATGTGGACACGGATGTCGGCACAACCGGTGACGGTTCACGGAGAGGCAGGTCCAACGATGTCGACacgaaaaagaaggcgcTGGACCCAGATGCTCTGTATCCAATTTTCTGGGGGTTGCAGGAGTTTTTCAACCAGCCAAAGCTCCTTTTCGAGGCCAGTCATTTTGCCTCGTTCAAGTCCGGGCTCGAGGCCACCATGGCTACCTTTTTGAGCATGAAATTTGAACAGCCACCCCGCGTCAAGGAAAGGCCAGACAGGTCAGTCGAGGAGCCGAAACACACCCTCAAGCGAAAGCGAGAAGAGAGCAACGATGCTCTCTCTAGCGGCTTCAACCCCAAATACCTTACCAGCAGGGATTTGTTCAAGCTTGAGATCAGTGATCTGACATTCCGGCGGAATATTTTGATCCAGgcactcatcatcatggagTTTTTGCTTGCTCTTTCACCAAAAGCTAAAGAGAAGCTGGCCACCGTAAAGGTGCCAAACAAGTCTGTCACTTACTCGGAAAAGACACTGAGTGAAGAAGACATCAAATGGGTTGTGGAGACGAAGGAGTCCATCAAATCATACCTCAAACTCGGCCCAGAAGGACCACACTTTTGTCGACTTGTCGAAACGGTACTTTCAAGAGATAAGAACTGGGTGCGGTGGAAAGTCGAGAATTGTCCTCCGATCGAGCTGCCGCAACTGTCGCCAGACGTGTTTGTCGAAGCCAGAACCAACGCCGGAAAACTCGCGACTACCAAGCGGCTACGACCTACCCCTATGGGCTCTCTCAATCTAGACTTcctcgaggatgatgacgaggaaagAGCtctgaagaagctcaaggatTGCCACCGCTACAAAGTTCCTAGTCTCGACAGCTACAAAAAAGGAATAGCCGATGATGACTTCGAAATCGGAATGCCAACAAACAACGAGTCCAAGACGGCAGCTATTGAAGGCAAGGCCAGTAAGGCTTGGCGAGCGCTGAGAATTGCGAGCAAGAGCAAGCTGGTTCTCTTTGACAAGATCGAAGATGACGACAAGATTGATGTCATCTTTGAAGAGCTACCTGCTGAgaaagacgaggatgatCAAGAAATCACGAATGGCGAAACCGCCTTCCCCGAGGATAGGAGGCCAATTGTGGTTGTGGACGCTGGTAAACATTCTCGGGCTGCTACAGGTCTTGCAAAGCAGCTCTATGCGCATCATCCGAAAACGTTTACCAAGGTGGCCGTCCATGTAACACGCAAACCGGCAGAGGGCGAAGTAAACGGGAAGGACTTTCATTTTGTTGATACCCAGGCTTTCAACATGATGCGGGACGGAGATCAGTTTCTCGAGTTcagcgaggagggtgatgacaCTCACGGCACAAGTaggaaggtggtggatgccaTCGTCGACAACGATAGAGTTGCCGTGATGGAGATGACTTTTGAG GCTGCGCAGCAGGTTAAGGACAATGGCTATGATGCCAGATTCATCTTCATCCAAGCTCCCGCTCCCGAGGTGCGGGAGGGCCAACTCAAAGAGAACGGCCTGTCTGAAGAACAAGTGCAGCAAGAAATCAAGGCGGCTACAGAGGCGGCAGAACACGCCAAGTCGTCGCCAGGGTTTTACGAAGCGGTGGTAGATGCAGAGTATCAGGCCTTGGAGACGGCGATTTTTGGCGTGGAGATTGGGACAGATAGTATGGAGGCTGGGGCCCCGGCCGTGACAGACGAAGGcgatgggaagaaggaggagggtggtggcgatGTTGCCATGGATGATGCGATGCCCTTGTCGTAA